In the Pseudorasbora parva isolate DD20220531a chromosome 23, ASM2467924v1, whole genome shotgun sequence genome, one interval contains:
- the si:ch1073-143l10.2 gene encoding autophagy-related protein 16-1 isoform X2 yields MESWKSHVRAELFHRDCRQRDPFSGLFDKVSRLEEMLDFHIKLWQASSKENRSSTYPNEGDTLYLRVNEEEFLNQQLKQKISDLTSNIYMKEAELQYCHSQVARYRTEAVLLAQRASFLKSDLEEYEYQLECQSKELTALRLEHNTLREELAATTLQKEELLDRWLEEKKEEAERINLHNATEERWQRLACRLKKRYLGRSRPPCAANSGSDVKPTV; encoded by the exons ATGGAGTCTTGGAAGAGTCACGTGCGAGCAGAGCTGTTTCACAGGGACTGCAGGCAGAGAGATCCTTTTTCTGGCCTCTTTGACAAGG TGTCCAGGCTGGAGGAGATGCTGGACTTTCACATCAAACTCTGGCAAGCCAG CTCCAAAGAAAACAGAAGCTCTACATACCCAAATGAAGGCGACACACTTTATTTGAGAGTGAATGAGGAGGAATTTCTTAATCAACAG CTCAAGCAAAAAATCTCAGATCTGACCAGCAATATATACATGAAGGAGGCGGAGTTACAATACTGTCACTCACA AGTTGCCCGTTACAGGACCGAAGCGGTTTTGTTGGCCCAGCGGGCTTCCTTTCTGAAGTCTGATCTGGAGGAATATGAGTATCAGCTGGAGTGCCAATCAAAGGAACTGACAGCACTGAGACTGGAGCACAACACACTGAGAGAGGAGCTGGCTGCCACAACACTCCAAAAGGAAGAACTCCTAGACCGCTGGTTAGAGGAGAAAAAAGAGGAGGCAGAGAGAATTAATTTGCACAATGCAACAGAAGAAAG GTGGCAACGTTTGGCTTGTCGACTGAAGAAGCGGTATCTTGGCAGGTCTCGCCCACCGTGTGCAGCGAACAGCGGCTCGGATGTCAAACCCACAGTCTAA
- the med11 gene encoding mediator of RNA polymerase II transcription subunit 11 translates to MANDRLRALEDVEKEIALVLQSAGTIVLELSKEKANASLLDRQLNQFQTSISRVENELSAQIRYLTQVATGQPHEGSTYSARKDCQMALNRADYARVKLGELGRTCEIMLDPQT, encoded by the exons ATGGCTAATGACAGGCTGAGAGCTTTAGAAGATGTGGAGAAGGAGATTGCTTTAGTGCTACAGAGCGCAG GAACTATCGTGCTGGAGCTTTCTAAAGAGAAGGCCAATGCTAGTTTATTAGACCGACAGCTGAATCAGTTCCAGACCTCCATCAGCAGAGTTGAGAATGAACTGAGTGCACAGATCCGATATCTGACACAG GTGGCAACAGGTCAGCCTCACGAGGGATCGACATATTCAGCCAGAAAGGACTGTCAGATGGCCTTAAATCGTGCAGATTATGCCCGTGTCAAACTGGGAGAGCTGGGACGTACCTGTGAGATAATGCTCGATCCACAGACGTAA
- the si:ch1073-143l10.2 gene encoding autophagy-related protein 16-1 isoform X1, whose protein sequence is MESWKSHVRAELFHRDCRQRDPFSGLFDKVSRLEEMLDFHIKLWQASSKENRSSTYPNEGDTLYLRVNEEEFLNQQLKQKISDLTSNIYMKEAELQYCHSHPNLSSCCRVARYRTEAVLLAQRASFLKSDLEEYEYQLECQSKELTALRLEHNTLREELAATTLQKEELLDRWLEEKKEEAERINLHNATEERWQRLACRLKKRYLGRSRPPCAANSGSDVKPTV, encoded by the exons ATGGAGTCTTGGAAGAGTCACGTGCGAGCAGAGCTGTTTCACAGGGACTGCAGGCAGAGAGATCCTTTTTCTGGCCTCTTTGACAAGG TGTCCAGGCTGGAGGAGATGCTGGACTTTCACATCAAACTCTGGCAAGCCAG CTCCAAAGAAAACAGAAGCTCTACATACCCAAATGAAGGCGACACACTTTATTTGAGAGTGAATGAGGAGGAATTTCTTAATCAACAG CTCAAGCAAAAAATCTCAGATCTGACCAGCAATATATACATGAAGGAGGCGGAGTTACAATACTGTCACTCACA TCCTAATCTGTCTTCTTGCTGTAGAGTTGCCCGTTACAGGACCGAAGCGGTTTTGTTGGCCCAGCGGGCTTCCTTTCTGAAGTCTGATCTGGAGGAATATGAGTATCAGCTGGAGTGCCAATCAAAGGAACTGACAGCACTGAGACTGGAGCACAACACACTGAGAGAGGAGCTGGCTGCCACAACACTCCAAAAGGAAGAACTCCTAGACCGCTGGTTAGAGGAGAAAAAAGAGGAGGCAGAGAGAATTAATTTGCACAATGCAACAGAAGAAAG GTGGCAACGTTTGGCTTGTCGACTGAAGAAGCGGTATCTTGGCAGGTCTCGCCCACCGTGTGCAGCGAACAGCGGCTCGGATGTCAAACCCACAGTCTAA
- the c23h17orf49 gene encoding chromatin complexes subunit BAP18: MTSASTKVGEIFSAAGAAFSKLGELTMQLHPVADSSPAGAKWTDTEIEMLRSAVRRFGEDLNSISSVIKERTVAQIKTTVKRKLYEDSRVPLTAESPKKTMKKTPVTLPPPPASVAPTVITVPTSQVVVTTGLQSSSSLQPAIKNPKPSDVTLSALNDSDVNSDLVDIEGLGEGSTKKPNFDQESLNLDSSLIMNSSDLPLLSR, translated from the exons ATGACTTCAGCTTCCACAAAG GTGGGCGAGATATTTTCGGCTGCAGGCGCGGCTTTCTCTAAACTGGGTGAACTGACCATGCAGCTGCATCCAGTGGCGGACTCTTCTCCTGCAGG AGCCAAATGGACCGACACGGAGATCGAGATGCTGCGATCTGCAGTTCGTCGCTTTGGTGAAGATTTGAACAGCATCAGCTCAGTCATAAAGGAACGCACAGT TGCCCAGATTAAGACCACAGTGAAAAGGAAGCTGTATGAGGACAGTAGAGTTCCTCTCACGGCAGAGTCCCCTAAAAAAACAATGAAGAAAACCCCAGTGACGCTGCCACCGCCTCCTGCATCAGTGGCCCCCACCGTTATCACTGTTCCAACCTCACAGGTTGTCGTCACTACTGGATTGCAGAGTTCTTCATCTTTACAACCAGCAATAAAAAACCCTAAACCATCAG ATGTGACTCTGAGTGCTCTCAATGACTCTGATGTGAACAGTGATTTGGTGGATATCGAGGGGCTTGGAGAGGGCTCCACTAAAAAACCGAACTTCGACCAAG AGAGCTTGAATCTGGACTCCAGTCTTATTATGAACTCTAGTGATTTGCCCCTGCTGTCCCGCTGA
- the rnasekb gene encoding ribonuclease kappa-B: MPSLLFCGPKLAACGIVLSIWGVVMLSMLGIFFSAKSAVLIEDVPFTEEDIRDDKNPPQTIYGLYNQVGINCFIAAAIYVGVGAVSLCQVRLNKRQEYMVT; encoded by the exons ATGCCGTCGCTTTTATTCTGTGGGCCCAAATTGGCCGCATGTGGGATCGTGTTAAGCATCTGGGGTGTCGTTATGCTG TCGATGTTGGGAATCTTCTTCAGTGCAAAATCTGCTGTGCTGATCGAAGATGTTCCCTTTACTGAGGAAGACATTCGTGATGA TAAGAATCCTCCACAGACAATTTACGGACTCTACAATCAAGTTGGCATCAACTGCTTCATTGCTGCTGCCATTTACGTAGGTGTTGGCGCAGTGTCTCTGTGTCAGGTTCGCCTTAACAAGCGCCAGGAGTACATGGTCACATAA